In Aminobacterium sp. MB27-C1, a single genomic region encodes these proteins:
- a CDS encoding DMT family transporter — MVTCNPNVRARIEALLAVLFWGGSFTAIKVAVSQISPTTLLWLRFGIGTFVLGGILYIKKSFIHLPPRQLVELCGLGFLGVFLHSYIQSAGLRTAAAGISGLIIAGTPILIALLGSFFLKERITKRQSYGIILAAFGVLVILSKGNIHFFTKANYNFGELLVVCSAFTWALFSVLSRKTVQTLPPALSMFFVIASGWIFCSIPLFVHGLHDISYLDVAGWGSVAFLGVLCSAVAYVFWYDALKALPASEVGVFLYLNPIVAVSVAWLFLGEPLLFSSLLGGLLVLVGVGIVNYHKKN; from the coding sequence ATGGTGACATGTAATCCTAATGTACGAGCTCGAATAGAAGCCCTTCTGGCTGTACTTTTTTGGGGCGGTTCCTTTACTGCCATCAAAGTTGCGGTATCACAAATATCGCCAACAACCTTGTTGTGGCTTCGTTTCGGAATCGGGACTTTTGTCTTAGGTGGCATCCTTTACATTAAAAAATCATTTATACATCTTCCGCCACGTCAGCTTGTTGAACTGTGTGGCTTAGGTTTTTTGGGAGTCTTTTTACATAGCTATATACAGTCTGCTGGACTTCGAACGGCTGCTGCAGGGATTTCTGGATTGATCATTGCCGGGACTCCCATTCTTATTGCTTTACTTGGTAGTTTTTTTCTTAAGGAAAGAATTACAAAGAGACAATCTTATGGAATTATCTTAGCTGCTTTTGGGGTTTTGGTGATTCTTTCGAAGGGGAATATACACTTTTTTACGAAGGCTAACTATAATTTCGGAGAATTACTTGTTGTTTGCTCAGCTTTTACATGGGCGCTTTTTTCAGTTCTATCGAGAAAAACTGTGCAAACTCTTCCACCTGCTTTGTCCATGTTTTTTGTTATTGCCTCTGGGTGGATTTTTTGTTCTATACCTTTATTTGTTCATGGTTTACACGATATTTCCTATCTTGATGTTGCAGGATGGGGAAGTGTGGCCTTTTTGGGCGTTCTTTGTTCTGCTGTCGCTTATGTATTTTGGTACGATGCCCTCAAGGCTCTTCCCGCGTCAGAAGTCGGAGTTTTTCTTTATCTCAATCCTATAGTTGCAGTATCAGTTGCATGGTTATTTCTTGGAGAACCCCTTCTTTTTTCCAGTCTTTTGGGAGGATTGCTAGTTTTAGTGGGTGTAGGAATTGTCAATTATCACAAGAAAAATTGA
- a CDS encoding DUF3798 domain-containing protein: protein MKKQKLVILVIVILVALGGWMMVGNKPQEQAPAPQQQAEQPAEKTAEAPAEKPAETSVEKAAFHIGICTGTVSQSEDDLRGAERLIEEYGSVSDGGMIQHITYPDNFMVEMETTIAQIAGLADDPMMKAIIVNQAIPGTTEAFRRVREKRPDILLFAGEAHEDPGVIESAADLVINCDNIARGYLIVAAAQKMGAKEFVHISFPRHMSYELLSRRRNIMEVACQDLGMGFHFETAPDPTSDVGVAGAQQFILEKVPAWLEKYGKDTAFFCTNDAHTEPLLKRIAEEGGYFVEADLPSPLMGYPGALGIELSDVKGDWPAILKRVEEAVAAKGGSKRMGTWAYSYGYTTTAALGEFAKRVVEGSVELEDSDALFECYGKYTPGAKWNGSLYTDIATGVVKKNHVLVYQDTYIFGLGYLGMTDVTVPEKYFSIK, encoded by the coding sequence ATGAAGAAACAGAAACTTGTCATTTTAGTTATCGTTATTTTAGTAGCACTTGGTGGTTGGATGATGGTGGGGAACAAACCCCAGGAACAGGCTCCAGCTCCTCAACAGCAGGCTGAGCAGCCAGCTGAGAAAACAGCTGAAGCCCCGGCGGAGAAGCCGGCTGAAACTTCAGTGGAAAAAGCGGCTTTCCATATTGGTATTTGCACCGGTACCGTTTCTCAATCTGAAGATGACCTTCGTGGTGCAGAACGGCTTATTGAAGAGTACGGCAGTGTAAGTGACGGCGGAATGATTCAGCATATTACTTATCCGGATAATTTCATGGTTGAAATGGAAACCACTATTGCTCAGATAGCTGGTTTGGCCGATGATCCCATGATGAAAGCCATTATCGTTAACCAGGCTATTCCGGGAACAACCGAGGCTTTCAGAAGAGTTCGGGAAAAACGCCCTGACATCCTTCTCTTTGCCGGAGAAGCTCATGAGGACCCAGGTGTTATCGAGTCTGCTGCTGATCTTGTAATTAACTGCGATAATATCGCCCGTGGTTATCTGATCGTAGCGGCTGCCCAGAAAATGGGTGCCAAGGAATTTGTTCACATTTCCTTCCCGAGACATATGAGCTACGAACTTCTTTCTCGCCGTAGAAACATTATGGAAGTTGCATGTCAGGATCTGGGTATGGGATTCCATTTTGAAACAGCTCCAGACCCAACAAGTGACGTGGGAGTTGCCGGAGCTCAGCAGTTTATTCTTGAGAAAGTTCCTGCCTGGCTTGAAAAGTATGGTAAAGACACAGCATTCTTCTGTACGAATGACGCTCATACAGAGCCATTGCTGAAGCGTATTGCTGAAGAGGGTGGATATTTTGTAGAAGCAGACCTTCCTTCTCCTCTTATGGGATATCCCGGAGCTTTGGGGATAGAACTCTCTGACGTTAAAGGCGATTGGCCTGCAATACTTAAGAGAGTAGAAGAAGCAGTTGCTGCTAAGGGCGGATCCAAGAGAATGGGAACATGGGCCTACTCTTATGGTTACACCACAACAGCAGCTCTTGGCGAATTTGCCAAACGGGTTGTTGAAGGGTCTGTTGAACTCGAAGATTCTGATGCTCTCTTTGAATGCTACGGAAAATATACGCCTGGCGCAAAATGGAACGGAAGTCTCTACACAGATATCGCTACTGGCGTTGTCAAGAAGAATCACGTTCTCGTTTATCAGGATACCTATATATTTGGCCTTGGCTACCTTGGCATGACCGATGTTACGGTTCCTGAAAAGTATTTCTCTATTAAATAG
- a CDS encoding sugar ABC transporter ATP-binding protein, with product MALSEPLLKMEKIGKAYFGNRVLKDVSFTLEKGQILGLVGENGAGKSTLMNILFGMSVIQETGGYEGKFFINGEEAQFKNPLDALDAGIGMVHQEFSLIPGFTAAENIVLNREPTQYNVLVESFGDRLRTLNTDEMELRGKTAIEKLNVVIDSDTLVSEMPVGHKQFTEIAREIDKEKTQLLVLDEPTAVLTESEAEILLASMRKLAAMGIAIIFISHRLHEIIDVCDKIVVLRDGQVVHETTPAQTNVMEIATHMVGRNIESAFAREETVRSFAKDILKVEHLWVDMPGETVRDVSFSVKEGEIFGIGGLAGQGKLGIANGIMGMYPSGGSVVFDGKEVVLNDPRSPLSMGIASVSEDRRGVGLLLEEPISWNIIFTTLQMQSRFLKPVFGGLFKIRDEEAIREATQKYIEALEIKCTGEHQRVQELSGGNQQKVCLAKAFALHPKLLFVSEPTRGIDVGAKRVVLDTLREYNQKRGTTIVMISSELEELRSICDQIAIVNEGRIGGTRPATCPSTEFGLLMLGEIKNGVEKVGV from the coding sequence ATGGCTTTATCTGAGCCCTTATTAAAGATGGAAAAGATAGGCAAGGCGTATTTTGGCAACAGAGTCTTGAAGGATGTGAGCTTTACCCTCGAGAAAGGCCAGATTCTCGGGCTTGTTGGAGAAAATGGTGCGGGGAAATCTACATTAATGAATATCCTTTTCGGAATGTCTGTAATCCAGGAAACTGGAGGGTATGAAGGTAAATTCTTCATTAATGGGGAGGAAGCTCAGTTTAAGAATCCTCTTGATGCTCTGGATGCTGGTATCGGAATGGTGCACCAGGAGTTCTCTTTGATCCCTGGTTTTACCGCTGCAGAAAATATTGTATTGAACAGAGAGCCTACACAATATAACGTCCTCGTAGAATCTTTTGGCGATCGTCTTCGCACTCTTAACACAGATGAAATGGAACTTCGTGGAAAAACTGCAATAGAGAAACTTAACGTTGTTATTGACTCTGATACTCTCGTTTCAGAAATGCCTGTAGGACACAAACAATTTACCGAGATAGCAAGGGAAATTGATAAAGAAAAGACCCAACTTCTTGTCCTTGATGAGCCTACGGCGGTGTTGACAGAATCAGAAGCAGAGATACTTTTGGCTTCCATGCGAAAATTAGCAGCTATGGGAATTGCCATCATCTTTATATCTCACCGATTACATGAAATCATTGATGTGTGCGATAAGATTGTTGTTTTACGTGATGGACAAGTTGTTCATGAAACGACTCCGGCACAAACAAACGTAATGGAAATAGCCACTCATATGGTGGGACGGAATATTGAGTCTGCTTTTGCTAGGGAAGAAACAGTAAGATCATTTGCTAAAGACATTCTCAAAGTAGAGCACCTTTGGGTAGATATGCCAGGTGAAACGGTGCGAGATGTTTCTTTTTCAGTAAAAGAGGGAGAAATATTTGGTATCGGGGGATTGGCGGGTCAAGGTAAACTTGGAATTGCTAATGGCATAATGGGAATGTACCCTTCAGGCGGCAGTGTTGTTTTTGATGGAAAAGAAGTTGTTTTAAATGATCCTCGTTCCCCTCTCTCTATGGGAATTGCGTCTGTTTCCGAGGATCGTCGTGGTGTTGGTTTACTACTAGAAGAGCCCATTTCATGGAACATTATTTTTACAACCCTTCAGATGCAAAGTAGATTTTTGAAACCAGTTTTTGGCGGTTTGTTTAAAATTCGTGATGAAGAAGCCATAAGAGAAGCTACACAAAAGTATATCGAGGCTCTTGAAATCAAGTGCACAGGTGAGCATCAGCGCGTGCAGGAGCTCTCAGGTGGTAACCAGCAGAAGGTTTGTCTGGCGAAAGCCTTTGCGCTTCACCCTAAATTACTCTTTGTTTCAGAACCTACACGAGGTATTGACGTGGGAGCAAAGAGAGTTGTACTCGATACATTGAGAGAATACAACCAGAAGAGAGGCACAACAATCGTCATGATCTCTTCAGAACTTGAAGAATTACGGTCTATTTGTGACCAGATAGCTATTGTCAATGAAGGCAGAATCGGTGGCACACGTCCTGCTACATGCCCATCAACTGAGTTTGGACTTCTTATGCTTGGTGAAATTAAAAATGGTGTGGAGAAGGTGGGTGTATGA
- a CDS encoding transglycosylase SLT domain-containing protein — protein MSSLTSKINVKNISLIISLLFVGFFLSSPVWAEGQCLTLPSEMYAQQERDKELSKEKEIEEKRQQKEMETQVRKEAIAEFFREKNKNLEVDRAENYAHYVLEAGSQFGVDPFIIAAIIIKESKARHSARSRVAYGLMQINWRVHKQNIAKAFSHIKTLSDMMKPKNNIMVGTYIFSCYLNSSEGDIIRALSRYYGGKSERYVRGIFSYRQELDNRFAQKINLLIEGAYGDM, from the coding sequence ATGAGTAGTTTGACTTCAAAAATAAATGTCAAGAACATTTCACTTATCATTTCACTTCTTTTCGTAGGATTTTTCTTGTCTTCTCCAGTTTGGGCAGAGGGGCAGTGTTTAACTCTTCCCTCGGAGATGTACGCACAACAAGAGAGAGATAAAGAACTCAGCAAAGAAAAAGAAATAGAAGAGAAGCGGCAACAAAAAGAGATGGAGACTCAAGTACGAAAAGAAGCCATTGCCGAATTTTTTAGAGAAAAAAATAAAAATCTCGAAGTAGATCGTGCAGAAAATTATGCACACTATGTATTAGAAGCAGGAAGTCAATTTGGTGTCGATCCCTTTATTATCGCTGCCATTATTATAAAAGAGTCAAAAGCCCGTCACAGCGCTCGTTCTAGAGTCGCTTATGGTTTGATGCAGATCAACTGGCGTGTTCATAAACAAAATATAGCGAAAGCCTTCTCCCATATAAAAACTCTTTCAGATATGATGAAACCCAAAAATAACATTATGGTAGGAACATATATTTTTTCGTGTTATTTAAACTCTTCAGAAGGTGATATTATCCGTGCTTTATCAAGGTACTATGGTGGGAAGAGTGAAAGGTACGTGAGAGGAATTTTTTCTTACCGTCAGGAATTGGATAATCGTTTCGCTCAAAAAATAAACTTGCTTATCGAAGGTGCCTATGGTGACATGTAA
- a CDS encoding sugar diacid recognition domain-containing protein: protein MLDKIAQKIASSTAELINIDIIITNEKGIIIGASDPSRKGSLHKPSLDVIRTGINSIQEENETLLLDGIRPGVTLPIEFAGKRIGTIALAGMPSKVTQFGLLVKKHTELILSEKMFSEAFFLRSRAIQTLMEQIAAFDPEKDDETSLFVSARGLGFELQIPRIAIAAELLYSRATDDEIGVGSTPYTQMDVLMAIRTAFNRPQDISTMIDPDRYEILRAANALLNEKQVVERTRKECETLQNLLNEKGLEIVIGIGTLAHDTSRLPASHRDAWKAVTIGKNIYQKPGIYSINEMMLEDLLTTASRDVAERFRASHLTPLKKASDGEELIHTFRVWCEHRFSPSAAARTLNIHKNTLNYRINKIESICGLDSQNFKEILSLYTAILINELFNRSDHQFFL from the coding sequence ATGCTTGATAAAATTGCGCAAAAAATAGCATCTTCTACAGCAGAACTCATTAACATCGACATTATCATTACAAACGAAAAAGGAATTATTATTGGAGCCAGCGATCCTAGCCGAAAAGGAAGTCTTCACAAACCCTCTCTTGATGTTATAAGAACGGGAATAAATTCAATACAGGAAGAAAATGAAACGTTACTTCTAGACGGAATAAGACCAGGAGTCACTTTACCTATAGAATTCGCAGGAAAAAGAATTGGAACAATAGCTCTTGCTGGGATGCCCTCAAAAGTTACCCAATTTGGTTTGCTTGTAAAAAAACACACAGAACTTATTTTGAGTGAAAAAATGTTTTCTGAAGCTTTTTTTCTTCGAAGTCGGGCTATACAAACTCTTATGGAACAAATTGCCGCTTTCGACCCTGAAAAAGATGATGAAACATCACTTTTTGTTTCCGCTCGCGGATTAGGTTTTGAACTTCAAATTCCTCGGATTGCTATTGCGGCAGAACTGCTCTATTCTCGAGCGACCGACGACGAAATTGGCGTTGGTTCTACTCCATATACACAAATGGATGTTCTGATGGCTATACGAACAGCTTTTAACAGACCACAGGATATTTCAACAATGATTGATCCCGACCGTTACGAAATACTTCGAGCGGCAAATGCTTTGCTCAACGAGAAACAAGTGGTGGAAAGAACGCGAAAGGAATGTGAAACGTTACAAAATCTTTTAAACGAAAAAGGATTGGAAATTGTTATCGGCATAGGAACTCTTGCTCACGATACATCAAGACTTCCTGCTTCACATCGAGATGCATGGAAAGCTGTCACTATTGGCAAAAATATTTATCAAAAACCAGGAATCTACTCTATTAACGAAATGATGTTGGAAGATCTTCTGACAACTGCCAGCCGAGATGTTGCTGAACGTTTTAGGGCATCTCATCTGACCCCTCTGAAAAAAGCCTCTGATGGTGAAGAACTTATACACACCTTCAGAGTTTGGTGTGAGCATCGTTTCAGCCCCAGTGCTGCGGCCCGCACGCTCAATATTCATAAAAATACCCTAAACTATCGAATCAATAAAATCGAATCCATATGTGGACTTGACTCTCAAAATTTCAAAGAGATACTTTCTCTCTATACAGCCATTCTCATCAATGAACTTTTCAATAGGAGTGACCATCAATTTTTCTTGTGA
- a CDS encoding ABC transporter permease has product MMTKKSSFQDNLSHFFVSNAVPIIFLALSAVAIPISRFSTQYLVQEMLVRLARDSFLVLSLLIPIMAGMGLNFGMVLGAMAGEIGLILITDWNIVGIPGMVLAMIISTPLAVLLGWMCGVILNRAKGREMVTSFILGFFMNGVYQLIVLYGFGSVFPIKSPDLVLSRGFGIRNVTNLENIRKCLDNLIPLSIGGVAIPIATFLVIAAFCVFVVWFRKTKLGQDMRAVGQDMDVAEAAGIPVERTRIISIVISTVLACYGQIIFLQNIGTMNTYNSHEQAGMFAIAALLVGGASVTKATIPNVFIGVILFHLMFVVSPMAGKYLIGQAQLGEYFRVFVSYGIIAIALVLHAWRRQQDKDRARRALRGNA; this is encoded by the coding sequence ATGATGACTAAAAAATCGTCTTTTCAGGATAATTTATCCCATTTCTTTGTTAGTAACGCGGTGCCAATTATCTTTTTGGCGCTAAGCGCAGTGGCTATCCCTATTTCTCGCTTTTCGACTCAGTATCTAGTACAGGAAATGCTTGTTCGTCTGGCGCGAGACTCTTTCCTTGTCCTTTCCCTGCTTATCCCTATCATGGCAGGAATGGGCCTTAATTTTGGAATGGTGCTGGGAGCAATGGCAGGAGAGATCGGGCTTATTCTCATTACTGACTGGAACATTGTTGGTATTCCTGGAATGGTTCTGGCAATGATCATCTCTACTCCTCTTGCTGTCTTGTTAGGCTGGATGTGCGGAGTTATCTTGAACAGAGCCAAAGGGCGGGAGATGGTTACATCCTTTATATTGGGCTTCTTTATGAATGGTGTATATCAGCTTATCGTTCTTTATGGTTTTGGAAGTGTATTTCCGATAAAGAGTCCAGATCTTGTTTTATCGAGAGGTTTTGGTATTCGAAATGTAACGAACCTTGAGAATATCAGAAAATGTCTCGATAACCTTATTCCTCTTTCAATTGGTGGCGTAGCTATTCCTATTGCGACATTTCTTGTTATCGCTGCTTTTTGCGTCTTTGTCGTATGGTTCCGCAAGACAAAGTTAGGGCAAGATATGCGAGCTGTGGGACAAGATATGGATGTAGCCGAAGCAGCAGGTATTCCGGTAGAAAGAACTCGTATTATTTCTATCGTAATTTCAACGGTACTCGCATGCTACGGCCAGATTATTTTCTTGCAGAACATTGGTACTATGAATACATATAATAGTCACGAGCAGGCAGGGATGTTTGCTATAGCTGCTCTTCTCGTTGGTGGCGCCAGTGTTACTAAAGCGACTATTCCCAATGTGTTTATAGGTGTTATCCTTTTCCACCTTATGTTTGTTGTTTCTCCTATGGCAGGGAAATATCTCATTGGACAGGCGCAATTAGGAGAATACTTCAGAGTCTTTGTCTCGTATGGAATTATAGCCATAGCTCTTGTTTTGCATGCGTGGCGTCGTCAGCAAGATAAAGATAGAGCGCGGCGAGCCTTACGTGGGAATGCCTGA
- a CDS encoding ABC transporter permease — MNNIRSFIEKAGWPRVIIALFLLGLFVMAPFVRVRVDTSISDTLVRFGMNGVMVLAMVPMIQAGCGLNFGLPLGIIAGLLGAVTSIELGVTGLPGIFTAMLIATPIAIVLGWLYGQLLNRVKGGEMMIATYVGFSSVAFMCIMWLVLPYKSPNMVWGYAGAGLRTTISVDGYWSRAISDILAFNIGDFFYCPTGMMLFFAFLCFAMWMFMKTKIGTAMTTVGSNPEYAKAAGVNVDRMRTLSVVLSTVLGAIGIIMYEQSFGFIQLYMGPFYMAFPAVAAILIGGASVNKASILNVVIGTILFQGILTMTPSVINSLIETDMSEVIRIIVSNGMILYALTRVVKVKS; from the coding sequence ATGAACAACATACGCAGTTTTATTGAAAAAGCCGGCTGGCCAAGGGTTATTATAGCCCTTTTTCTTCTCGGACTTTTTGTCATGGCCCCCTTTGTTAGGGTTCGGGTAGACACTTCAATTAGCGATACTCTCGTTCGTTTTGGCATGAACGGAGTCATGGTCCTTGCTATGGTACCTATGATACAGGCAGGATGTGGTCTTAACTTCGGTTTGCCTTTGGGTATTATCGCCGGCTTGCTTGGCGCGGTAACTAGTATTGAATTAGGAGTAACAGGTCTTCCCGGGATTTTTACAGCCATGCTCATCGCTACTCCCATAGCGATTGTTCTAGGATGGTTGTACGGCCAGCTTCTAAACAGAGTAAAAGGTGGCGAAATGATGATTGCTACCTATGTAGGCTTTTCCTCTGTTGCTTTTATGTGCATTATGTGGCTGGTTCTTCCGTACAAAAGTCCTAATATGGTTTGGGGATATGCCGGAGCAGGCTTACGTACGACTATTTCGGTAGATGGGTACTGGAGTAGGGCTATTAGTGACATTTTGGCCTTTAATATAGGCGATTTCTTTTATTGTCCCACAGGGATGATGCTCTTCTTCGCTTTTCTTTGCTTTGCAATGTGGATGTTTATGAAGACAAAAATAGGCACGGCTATGACGACAGTGGGGTCGAATCCTGAATATGCAAAAGCAGCAGGAGTAAATGTCGATAGAATGAGAACTCTCTCCGTTGTTTTGTCAACAGTTCTTGGTGCTATAGGTATCATAATGTACGAGCAGAGTTTCGGATTCATACAGCTGTATATGGGGCCTTTTTATATGGCTTTCCCTGCAGTAGCAGCTATCCTCATCGGGGGCGCATCAGTAAATAAAGCGTCTATACTCAATGTTGTTATTGGTACGATTCTCTTTCAGGGAATCCTGACAATGACTCCATCCGTTATCAATAGTCTCATTGAGACTGACATGTCAGAAGTTATACGAATCATCGTTTCTAACGGTATGATTCTGTATGCTCTCACGAGGGTGGTGAAAGTGAAATCATGA
- a CDS encoding D-serine ammonia-lyase, with amino-acid sequence MEKTNTVLQRVLKMEPVSWVNNQKEDAVKLLETLPISFMQIKDAGDRLQRFAPFLKKAFPETEDGIIESPLCETPNLKEAMETLYKHKINGRFFVKCDSELQVAGSIKARGGIYEVLKHAEELALEEKLLSPDDDYSVFYEPRFRHFFSQYKVAVGSTGNLGMSIGIISATLGFQVTVHMSRDAKEWKKSFLRNHGVIVKEYDDDYSKAVEEGRKECAKDPRAYFVDDENSVDLFLGYAVAAFRLEKQLKKYGIVVDDLHPLQVYLPCGVGGAPGGIAFGLKHLFGDAVRCYFVEPTHAPCMLLGMLKNDDSIRVSDCGIDGVTEADGLAVGSPSKLVMKLERNLIEGIYTIEDKELYRLLALLYDTEEKKIEPSGAASIKGPLVTPEIPAEGTHIAWLTGGLFLPDDLFNKMYAKGKGLR; translated from the coding sequence ATGGAGAAGACGAATACTGTGCTTCAGCGTGTCTTGAAAATGGAGCCTGTATCATGGGTTAACAATCAAAAAGAGGACGCAGTAAAACTTCTTGAAACGCTTCCCATTTCATTTATGCAAATAAAGGATGCAGGCGATCGTTTACAACGGTTTGCTCCATTCTTAAAAAAAGCCTTTCCAGAAACGGAAGATGGCATAATCGAATCTCCCCTGTGTGAAACCCCCAATCTTAAAGAAGCGATGGAGACTCTTTACAAACATAAAATAAATGGCCGATTTTTTGTTAAGTGCGATAGTGAACTTCAAGTTGCTGGTTCAATAAAGGCACGGGGCGGCATTTATGAAGTGTTGAAACATGCGGAAGAGTTAGCTCTGGAAGAAAAATTACTTTCTCCTGATGACGATTATTCTGTTTTTTATGAACCACGATTCCGTCACTTTTTTTCTCAATATAAAGTGGCGGTTGGTTCGACAGGGAATCTTGGAATGAGCATTGGAATTATTTCGGCCACCCTTGGCTTTCAGGTAACAGTGCATATGTCTCGAGATGCGAAAGAATGGAAGAAGTCCTTTTTGAGGAATCATGGAGTTATAGTCAAGGAATATGATGACGATTACTCGAAAGCCGTGGAAGAAGGGAGAAAAGAGTGCGCAAAAGATCCTAGAGCTTACTTTGTAGATGATGAAAACTCGGTGGATCTCTTCTTAGGATATGCTGTAGCGGCTTTTCGACTTGAAAAACAGCTTAAGAAATATGGAATTGTCGTAGACGATCTTCACCCTCTTCAGGTTTATTTACCGTGTGGTGTTGGGGGTGCGCCAGGTGGAATAGCTTTTGGGTTGAAGCATCTTTTTGGCGATGCTGTACGTTGCTATTTTGTGGAGCCGACTCATGCTCCCTGTATGCTTCTTGGAATGCTTAAGAATGATGATTCTATTCGAGTTTCAGATTGTGGTATTGATGGAGTAACTGAAGCTGATGGTCTGGCTGTTGGTTCTCCCTCTAAACTAGTAATGAAGCTTGAAAGAAATTTGATAGAAGGAATCTATACAATAGAAGATAAAGAACTTTATCGTCTTCTCGCCCTTCTTTATGATACGGAAGAGAAAAAAATAGAACCTTCTGGAGCTGCGAGTATAAAAGGGCCGTTGGTTACACCAGAAATTCCAGCAGAAGGAACGCACATAGCCTGGCTTACAGGAGGGCTTTTTTTGCCAGACGATCTTTTTAATAAAATGTATGCTAAAGGGAAGGGGCTCAGGTAA